AGAATCACCACGGGTTTTGAAAGGTTCACAAACTTCATTCTCAGTCTGCACTGTCTCCCCGGACATGGCAGCAATGTTGCTTCCAACAGAGGCTTCTGTGGGTGGTGGTGTGTCTAGAGAGAGGATCTTGGTGACAGTTATGGCTCGGGTATCGCCAGAGAAGTTGTGCTGTGTAACTTTCACACAAAACTTATGTGTCTGTCCGATGGTGCTGATTAGAGCTTCCGGGACAGGCACCAAATGGTCAGCTCCTTCACTCCCATTAGCCTATAATTTGAGAAGAACAGTGTGAGATTTgatcaaaaaaggaaaaaaaaaagaacagtgTGAGATGAAATTATATGAGAGTATTAATTGATGAATATTTACCTCAAAGTAGTTGCTAACTAACTCTGATGCGTGCCTTCCGGTTAACACACGACCAGCATCACCTAGTAGGACAAAAACGGCTTGGTCACTGTTGTCATAAACAGATATCTTTGCACGGTACCTGTTAAAAAAGATTCAGAAGGAAACGTCACCAATGTAATAAACAGAAGCAAATAACAGAGAAAGAATAATTAAATGTTCAGGCGAGAGCCATACTGAGGGACACCAGCTGTGTTGATCTTCTCACATTTCGTGTTTGTACAAACCAAAGATGTTGCGCCTTTGGTAGCCTTAGCATGGCATCCACTGCATCCAATATAGTACCAAGCTGAGCCATGAACAACATCATCGATAGTAGTAGTGCATTCAAAAAAGGCATCCTGCGACATTTTATAagcatttgatataaaaatctTAGTGTTTCAAACTGAGTAAGAAGTATATAGCTTTATTTTTACCTTTGCAGATTCTTGCTTCATGTAACTGAATATATCTGCTATAGTCAGTGTCTCAAGCTTGGTGACGACGTATGCACTAACTTGC
This region of Brassica napus cultivar Da-Ae chromosome C5, Da-Ae, whole genome shotgun sequence genomic DNA includes:
- the LOC106373680 gene encoding uncharacterized protein LOC106373680, which gives rise to MSQDAFFECTTTIDDVVHGSAWYYIGCSGCHAKATKGATSLVCTNTKCEKINTAGVPQYRAKISVYDNSDQAVFVLLGDAGRVLTGRHASELVSNYFEANGSEGADHLVPVPEALISTIGQTHKFCVKVTQHNFSGDTRAITVTKILSLDTPPPTEASVGSNIAAMSGETVQTENEVCEPFKTRGDSADEESIRTFDSVDPEKAKRPRRDD